The window ACTGGTTGCACTTCTTTTTTGCATAAAGGCAAGTAAGCCCAATAGAGGTTTAAACTATTCTATGGTCCTGTTATGAAAGAAATTTACAAGAACATGAAcctccttttccactgggcaaCCAATATATGTTTCAGAGCCCGGCTCAGCCACAAAGCATGCTTGTTTGGACATGACTAAAGGCTCTCCAAGGAATAAGCCTAAGTCTTCTCTGAAATTCAAAGACTTTTAATAAGAAGTTCCCTACCCTCACAATATATTCTTTCACTTACTGGACATTTCAGCAATCCACCACACAAGTGGTGAACCTTCCAGCACACAGACTACAGGGTCAGCATGAAACTCTCTGGCAAAGCAGCACCCTATGACCTCAGTCCACAACCTACAGACAGACCTCAAACCAACACAGGACTTTAAAAAACTCCATTTGTTTGAATTTGATCTTTAGACCAAGTCATTTAAATCTATTTACATTCTGGAATGCATTAAAGAAACTGTCACTATTAGAGGATTGGCAGAAATATTCAGCCAACCAGGACAACTCAGTGGCCATTACTTTCAGCTTGGCTGGTTAACAGTGCCTTCCTCTTTCCTCACAAGCATCCATGTTAACTCAACTCACCAGCTGTACATAGGCAACCTTGTAATCTGGCTTCTTCACTCTCTGATTCCTGTGATTCCTCTTGTTGTTTGCACCTGCAGAAATGAAGAGAATCCCACCTTTTACTTCACAGAACTTCTGAGTTGTCCAAagcaaggccaggctgaaggAGGGACTTGGCCATCTCTGATTTATTGTTAAGAGGAACACTCTTCCTTCACTTCCAGCATAGCACCACAATTATTAAAGTATACTGAAACTGGTGGACACTGCTCTCCTTGTTTACAAGCAGGGAACCAAGGCATCACCAGCCTGCAGCCATTGTGTCTTCACACACAAAGCCTGCAAAGAAGCGAGGAGAAAAGTCTCCCAGGCAGGGGCCAGGGGTGATAAACTGCCCTCCCAACATGCACAGCTTCAGGAAGACAAGGAGAAAATGACTAAAGAGCCTTAAACTTGACAATTTTTACTATTCAGCTGATGAGCTGATCTACTGTTTATACACCAAGATATTATATTCCACATCCAAACAAACTAAAGCACCTCAAGCTTCTCCAACTATGCTGGTCGCAACTGAAGTGGGAAGTACAACTTACCCCCTTCATGTCCGGCAGACATTAAAGCTCTCAGATTTTTAGGCACTTCTGACTATATACCATCACCTAAAATTAGCTGTGAGGGACAAAATGGTTATAAGGACAAGCATGCCTATTTTTCAATGCTGTTTGGAACTAGATGTGTCTGGTATTTATGACTTAATTCAATTCTGCTTTTCACATCAGCATATTATAGATGATACTTCcaggtttttatttccttagtGAGTTAAGAGTTTTACAACAttattttgaagctttttttcttttatcttccaTTTTTCACTAGTACAGGGCTTTTCTTCtattccttttaaaatcatCCTTAATCTTACAATTATAAACAGTCAGTTCCTTTCACAGAGTCAccacacaaaaaattaaaaacctagCCATCACAGATGTCCTAGCCAACAAGTCACTCTCCATTCCATAATTACACTGTCTGgtaataaaaaaagtaaatcaacatgaaaagaaaagaaaaatattcctgacTGCATCCAAACTGCagtcagagcagctccagggaaggaAGCATTCATATGTAAAGGTGACATTATCTAAATTTATCGTATTTCAGTTAGAGATGAGTCCCTTTGCCTACAAGTCAGAGTTCAGATTAAGTTaaactagaaatattttttctttttctcttgagtTGTTTTCTACTGGGTTTTTGGTGGGaatttgggtggttttttgttgttgtcgtCGTTTCTAGAGGTTGGACAGGAGATAAACACCACAATGGAAACATTCAAGTCTGTAGCAGAAATCTGGTAACAATAGGTCATAAAAACCTGAAAGTCTGTCAAGATGTTTTTCTGACATTATCTACTGGTTCAACagagtatttttctttgctgtacAAACAGCTTTTTGTTAGGCCATAACACCTCCTCTGTTTCCATGAGAGCTAATCTCAGctcatattttaaatgaagGCTACAGGTGAATTTAAGTTTAATTACTACTTGTATTAAAAAACATGAAGCAGTTCCTTCTCAAGGGAGATACTCAGGGGTCTTCAAGGAAAAACAGTACCAACTACAAAAGCTCAAGCTAGATAACTGTCCGGGTGATTAGCcttttttaattcagatttttctttttagagaGAAACTCACCTCATAATTTAATCACAGCACTCAAATATGAAGTGGTGTGTGTTCATTTGAAGGGATGAATAAACAGCTATGATAACAGAGATCACCAGCTAAGCACCTGGAACCACTTCAACCAAAGCCTGCTGAAATCTAACAGATCTTTTGAAAGGTAAAAGTCTACTCTGGCTGCACAGGGATGCTGCATTCATCCCTCTGCACTACTCAGCGGCACTTACCATACTGTATCCTGGTCCTCACTGCAGCGACCGGCACATTGTATATTCTTTCAAGGTAATTCCTGATATCCACTTTTGTCATTCTAGGCAACGAAAAGACATTTTGGGGAAAGAACGAACAAACGAACGAACAAacgaaagaaagaaaagtataaatatttaaacaaaataaactaGAGACTGATCAATACTGTGGAATAAATGTCTCCTTCTTGTTTTAACCAAGACAGATTTACGACATGAAAGTGTAAACTCAACCTAGACCACACACTGCTACAGTGGTCTATGATCCATAAATTGTAACAATTGTCAAATCCTTTAACTTCTGTAGTCTCAACATTCAAAATGCCAGGCATATTCTGTGGTCAGCAGCCTTTCTCACTGCCCAACCTGAGACGCCTTTCTTTATTCTGAGTAGGAGCTGCTGACCTTACCAGAATCTGCCACAGTCTTATGGGCTCTAATGCGTGCAGGCAAACTGGCAGGAAAGAGTCCTGACAAATAACTGGATACCACGTTGCTTGCTCTGGATCAAGTTCATAAGCAGTTCCTTCTTCCCAAGCCCGCCCCTGGGAAGGCTGAGCCTCACTAACACTCGGGGAGAGGAGCCCGGAGCTCGTCAGTAAATCAGTGCCCTCGCCGCCCCCTGCAGGGTCTGCCTGGCGCaggagccccttccctgccccggCACTCGGGCCTGCCGCCCCTCCGCCCTCAGCCCGGCTGCCTGCCCGCACTCACTCCATGGAGACGCGGAACTGCACGGTGTCCTCGGGCTGCGGCACGCCGGGCCGCACCGCCAGCATGAAGAAGTTGGGACGGAAGATCCGCAGCTGCGGGCCGCCCCTCTGGAACAGCGGGTACCTGCGGGGACACGCCGCCGCTCACTGaccggccgcccccgccgccccggctGAGCCCCACCGGCCCCTCCGCACCCCATCGCACCCACGCAGCCCAcggccgcccgccccgctccgccccgctccgctcACACGGCCCTCCTGGCGCCCGCCGCCATGGCCGAGCCCCGCGGAAGCGGCGCTGCCGGAGCGGctgcggcgggcggcggcggcccctGCTGGCGCGgaggagcggcggggccgggccagCCCGGGCTCCGCGCTGTGAGAAACGCACCGAGCTGCCAGAGAGCGTCCAGAGGAAGGTCACCAAGATGaggaggggtctggagcatctctcttaaGAGGAGAGACTGCGGGAGCTGGGCCTGGTTAATCTGGAGAGAAGACTCGGAAGGGATCTCATTATTGCGTGCAAATATCCCAAAGGCGAGTGCCAAGAGCATGGTGCCAGACTTTTTCAGTGCTGCCCAGcgacaggacaaggagcagtgGCCGtaaactgaaacacaagaagTTG is drawn from Prinia subflava isolate CZ2003 ecotype Zambia chromosome 5, Cam_Psub_1.2, whole genome shotgun sequence and contains these coding sequences:
- the MRPL23 gene encoding large ribosomal subunit protein uL23m isoform X2: MLLALAFGIFARNNEIPSESSLQINQAQLPQSLLLREMLQTPPHLGDLPLDALWQLGAFLTARSPGWPGPAAPPRQQGPPPPAAAAPAAPLPRGSAMAAGARRAVYPLFQRGGPQLRIFRPNFFMLAVRPGVPQPEDTVQFRVSMEMTKVDIRNYLERIYNVPVAAVRTRIQYGANNKRNHRNQRVKKPDYKVAYVQLAVTGQICDPSKQNIFTPKKYLKS
- the MRPL23 gene encoding large ribosomal subunit protein uL23m isoform X1, coding for MLLALAFGIFARNNEIPSESSLQINQAQLPQSLLLREMLQTPPHLGDLPLDALWQLGAFLTARSPGWPGPAAPPRQQGPPPPAAAAPAAPLPRGSAMAAGARRAVYPLFQRGGPQLRIFRPNFFMLAVRPGVPQPEDTVQFRVSMEMTKVDIRNYLERIYNVPVAAVRTRIQYGANNKRNHRNQRVKKPDYKVAYVQLGQGQTFQFPNLFPEKEQDAETRSFDDFRDKYMEKEKQKQEGDPRRGGVPDWFGL